A window of Ipomoea triloba cultivar NCNSP0323 chromosome 2, ASM357664v1 contains these coding sequences:
- the LOC116004610 gene encoding cytochrome P450 CYP72A219-like isoform X1, which translates to MKMVSSFTVAIFCSVVFLAYWAWKILSWLWFEPKKLEKRLRQQGFNGNSYRPPFGDLKETVKLMEEASSKPISFTNEILPRILPALDKTIKNYVVVLLAGKNAFMWMGPQPEVLIMDPELIREIFSKYTVFQKPPSNPLIKLLAQGLATYEKDKWVKHRRLLNPAFHAEKLKNMVPAFYFSCSEMLSKWDKLVAAEGSELDVWPYLRTLTADGISRTAFGSNYDEGRKIFELQQEQAVLAVQVARSLYIPGLRFLPTKTNRRMKQIFNEVRSSILGMIDKRMRAIGAGESRNDDLLGIMLESNLTEIQQHGSKSYGMSIDEIIDECKLFYFAGQETTSTLLIWTMILLGKHLDWQERAREEILQVIGTTEEPDSDKLNQLKIVTMILNEVLRLYPPGVLLTRAIEQDAKLGNITLPAGIHIHIPLILLQQDEEMWGEDAKEFNPERFSEGISKATKGQFSFFPFGWGPRICIGQNFAMLEAKMAFAMILRRYAFELSPSYAHAPQAGTALVPQYGAQLILRKLENN; encoded by the exons ATGAAGATGGTGAGCAGCTTTACCGTTGCAATATTTTGTTCAGTAGTTTTCTTGGCTTATTGGGCATGGAAAATCTTGAGCTGGTTATGGTTTGAGCCAAAAAAGTTGGAGAAGAGACTCAGACAACAGGGTTTCAATGGAAACTCGTACCGGCCGCCATTCGGGGACCTTAAAGAGACTGTCAAGTTGATGGAAGAAGCCAGTTCCAAGCCTATCAGTTTCACCAACGAAATTTTGCCTAGAATTTTGCCAGCCCTTGACAAAACTATCAAGAATTATG TTGTGGTTTTATTGGCAGGCAAGAATGCTTTTATGTGGATGGGGCCCCAACCAGAGGTCCTCATCATGGACCCTGAACTTATAAGGGAGATATTCTCCAAATACACTGTGTTTCAGAAGCCTCCAAGTAACCCATTGATTAAGCTGCTAGCCCAAGGACTGGCAACTTATGAGAAAGATAAATGGGTTAAGCACAGAAGACTTCTTAATCCAGCTTTTCACGCTGAAAAATTGAAG AATATGGTACCAGCATTCTATTTCAGCTGTTCGGAGATGCTAAGCAAATGGGACAAACTCGTTGCGGCAGAAGGATCGGAGTTGGATGTTTGGCCTTATCTCAGAACACTCACAGCTGATGGGATTTCAAGAACAGCCTTTGGCAGTAACTATGATGAAGGAAGAAAGATATTTGAACTTCAACAGGAACAGGCAGTGCTTGCTGTTCAAGTAGCACGCTCCTTGTACATTCCAGGTTTGAG GTTTTTACCAACCAAAACGAACAGAAGGATGAAGCAAATCTTTAACGAAGTGAGATCATCAATACTAGGAATGATTGATAAAAGAATGAGGGCTATTGGGGCAGGGGAATCAAGAAATGATGACTTGTTGGGCATAATGCTGGAATCAAACCTCACTGAAATCCAACAGCATGGAAGTAAGAGCTATGGAATGAGTATCGACGAAATAATAGACGAGTGCAAGCTATTCTACTTTGCCGGGCAGGAGACAACCTCAACTTTACTGATCTGGACAATGATCTTACTAGGCAAGCATTTGGACTGGCAAGAACGAGCAAGAGAAGAGATTTTACAAGTCATTGGCACAACAGAGGAACCAGATTCCGACAAGTTAAACCAACTCAAAATT GTAACTATGATCTTGAACGAGGTTTTGAGGTTGTATCCACCGGGGGTTCTATTAACTCGAGCCATTGAACAAGACGCCAAATTGGGAAACATAACCTTACCGGCCGGAATTCATATCCACATCCCACTCATTCTGCTGCAACAAGACGAAGAAATGTGGGGCGAAGATGCAAAGGAGTTCAACCCCGAGAGGTTCAGCGAAGGGATTAGCAAAGCAACGAAAGGGCAGTTCTCCTTCTTCCCGTTCGGGTGGGGACCTCGGATTTGCATCGGACAGAACTTCGCCATGTTAGAGGCCAAGATGGCATTCGCTATGATCCTACGCCGCTATGCTTTCGAGTTGTCCCCGTCTTATGCGCATGCTCCCCAAGCTGGAACTGCTCTCGTACCTCAGTATGGCGCTCAGTTAATTCTTAGAAAACTAGAGAACAATTAG
- the LOC116010138 gene encoding uncharacterized protein LOC116010138 yields MNLLFWNIRGLLSSCRRLKRLIRHESIHLSAIFEPFLTNDKLDSYIRTLNLHKGFASSVSKIWILWSSSFNVEVLIDCDQFVYCKASFIPWNFDFEFVAVYAKHTRTDRQILWSQLNAIIEESSSPLLLGGDFNVISSVAEYKGNATPELNSISDFSTFIADNSLLDLATTGGTFTWTGTRNRGRIWKRLDRFLLSSSFRDYFTDVNIMLLNRTTSDHAPILLCGNKANLLGPKQFRFQNMWLKHASFEHFVKTNWSVPAIGGGMRALAFKLKRLKQALRVWNREIFGNVFDQVRNLDQSVSDAEKRFDASPTQENRELLSYAQASLLQALKLEEIYWKQKARVKWLREGDANTSFFHSTVKDRHRRQRISAVKNTSGSLLTNQVDIQSEAVNFFTSLFTADESEDMHVILDCLPTILTTEDNITLLAPLTREEVKNAVWALDPDSTAGPDGFSGSFFRSCWDILHNDVYIAVLDFMIGVPVPFAFSSAQIVLIPKKLNPESFADYRPICLCTFVSKIFTKVISTRLNKLLPRIISREQSGFVQGRNTHDNVLLALELIQSINKRCRGSNVAIKLDMSKAFDRVAWPFLRAVLQRFGFSTYFINLIMNFLNATRLSVLVNGVSCGFFKPSRGVKQGDPLSPLLFILVSEALSRSLLLHYGSGLISPYETSFRCPIITHLGFADDIIIFTNGGVNSLRNLSKVLKIYQQASGQKINSDKSFFITSKHCNLNRITAMEEILDMKRSSLPFRYLGVNIFQGRNKIIFYQHILENVNNKLQGWQRKLLSPGDRLVLIKHVLTTIPLYTIAAVQLPRQVIKELERKFARFFWGTYEGKQKFHWASWEKICLPTDEGGLGIHNLTSIQQACSAKLWFNFKNKDSLWSEFMKARYSTSSVRRNGSIVWRRMFQLADLVDENSSVIDNETIWKPSTKGDFTLSTAYDLIRPRKGSTSTAYDLIRPRKGSTLSSKCIWAPGLSTKCSIFMWKLLRKFLSFPDCLERFGICLPSICPFCLNASASLEHCLYFCLNASASLEHCLYSCTHIYGVWEHCLYSCTHIYGVWKTFAVMFGISLNNARSIRAACHTWWLSAQPGTASGFYCSIFPCLILWVVWTLYNAALYEDSPFTLVAAISKIKRETMLISLIHPIRRSSSSDYFLVHEGIVSSFSPNQRIRITWIKWQKPPSGRLKLNTDAFFSFNGAAGGACLQNSEGILIVGLSFPLIASSALEAEALALDFALSWCELASMIPAHIEVDSIVLVRFATSITNLLPWRIRSAVKHIHSRITSWSSSIIHVYREGNRVADALALEGLHRTSATLFSSFNSLPDKVKLALLYDFRGFAASRSFRY; encoded by the coding sequence ATGAATTTGCTCTTCTGGAATATCCGGGGCCTGCTTTCCTCTTGCCGCAGGCTCAAACGGTTAATCAGACATGAGAGCATTCACCTTTCTGCCATCTTTGAACCTTTTTTAACCAATGATAAATTGGACTCCTACATCAGAACTCTTAATCTCCATAAAGGTTTTGCTTCTTCGGTTAGCAAAATTTGGATTCTCTGGTCTTCTTCTTTTAATGTTGAGGTTTTAATTGACTGTGATCAATTTGTTTACTGTAAAGCTTCCTTCATTCCTTGGAATTTTGACTTTGAGTTTGTGGCAGTTTATGCAAAACACACCAGAACAGACAGGCAAATTCTCTGGTCACAACTTAATGCTATAATAGAGGAAAGCTCTTCACCACTGCTACTGGGCGGGGATTTTAATGTCATATCGAGCGTGGCAGAATACAAAGGAAATGCAACCCCTGAATTAAATAGCATCTCAGATTTCTCAACTTTCATTGCTGACAACTCTTTGCTTGATTTAGCAACCACAGGAGGCACTTTCACCTGGACTGGAACCCGAAAtcggggaagaatttggaaaaggCTTGACAggtttcttctctcttcttcatTTAGAGATTACTTTACTGATGTCAATATTATGCTTCTGAACAGAACTACCTCAGATCATGCGCCAATTTTGCTTTGTGGAAATAAAGCGAATCTTTTGGGTCCTAAACAGTTTAGATTTCAAAATATGTGGCTCAAGCATGCTAGCTTTGAACATTTTGTGAAAACAAACTGGTCAGTTCCTGCTATTGGAGGGGGTATGCGTGCTCTTGCATTTAAACTTAAAAGACTTAAACAGGCACTCCGAGTTTGGAATAGAGAGATTTTTGGCAATGTTTTTGATCAAGTAAGGAACCTGGATCAATCAGTATCAGATGCGGAAAAAAGGTTTGATGCTTCACCAACCCAAGAGAATCGAGAACTGCTAAGTTATGCTCAAGCCTCCCTTCTCCAAGCTCTAAAGCTCGAAGAGATCTACTGGAAACAAAAGGCTAGAGTTAAATGGCTGAGGGAAGGGGATGCCAATACCAGCTTTTTTCATTCTACGGTCAAAGATAGACACCGTCGACAACGCATAAGTGCAGTCAAAAACACATCCGGTAGTCTTCTTACTAATCAGGTTGACATCCAATCCGAAGCAGTTAACTTCTTCACCTCTTTATTTACAGCAGATGAAAGTGAAGATATGCATGTTATTCTTGACTGTCTGCCTACAATCTTAACCACGGAAGATAATATTACTCTCCTGGCCCCCTTGACTCGAGAAGAAGTTAAAAATGCGGTGTGGGCTTTAGACCCGGACAGTACAGCAGGTCCAGATGGTTTCTCAGGATCTTTTTTTAGGAGCTGCTGGGATATACTTCACAATGATGTGTACATAGCAGTTCTGGATTTCATGATTGGAGTTCCGGTGCCTTTTGCCTTCTCGAGTGCACAGATAGTCCTAATCCCCAAGAAGCTTAATCCAGAATCATTCGCGGATTATAGACCAATCTGTTTATGCACCTTTGTAAGCAAGATTTTTACAAAGGTCATTTCTACCCGTCTTAATAAGCTTCTCCCAAGGATAATTTCTAGAGAACAATCAGGCTTTGTCCAAGGAAGAAACACCCATGACAATGTTCTTCTTGCCCTTGAATTAATCCAATCTATCAACAAAAGATGTCGGGGATCTAACGTGGCAATTAAACTTGACATGTCAAAAGCTTTTGATCGAGTAGCTTGGCCTTTCCTACGAGCAGTCTTACAAAGGTTTGGATTCTCAACTTATTTCATAAATTTGATTATGAACTTTCTCAATGCAACTCGTCTGTCAGTGCTAGTTAACGGAGTTTCCTGTGGATTTTTCAAACCTTCAAGGGGTGTAAAACAAGGAGACCCACTATCTCCGCTTCTCTTTATTTTAGTCTCAGAAGCCCTATCACGCTCGTTGCTCCTTCATTATGGCTCGGGACTTATTTCCCCTTATGAAACTTCGTTTAGATGTCCAATCATCACTCACCTGGGCTTCGCAGACGACATTATAATTTTCACCAATGGAGGGGTGAATTCTTTGAGAAATCTAAGCAAGGTATTGAAAATCTATCAACAGGCCTCTGGGCAGAAGATCAACTCAGACAAAAGCTTTTTTATCACCTCAAAACACTGTAATCTGAACCGCATTACTGCCATGGAAGAGATACTAGATATGAAACGATCCTCACTGCCTTTCCGCTACCTAGGAGTGAATATTTTCCAAGGGAGAAACAAGATCATTTTTTATCAACATATTTTGGAGAATGTCAACAACAAACTCCAAGGTTGGCAGCGCAAACTCTTATCTCCGGGAGATCGCTTGGTACTAATAAAGCATGTCCTGACAACTATTCCTCTCTACACAATCGCAGCTGTCCAATTACCTCGCCAAGTTATCAAAGAACTGGAGCGAAAGTTTGCTAGATTCTTTTGGGGAACATATGAAGGCAAGCAAAAATTCCATTGGGCATCATGGGAAAAAATTTGCTTACCTACCGATGAAGGGGGACTGGGAATTCATAATCTGACATCGATACAACAAGCATGCTCAGCGAAGCTTTGGTTTAACTTTAAGAACAAAGATTCCTTATGGTCAGAGTTCATGAAAGCCCGCTACTCTACGAGCTCAGTCCGGAGAAATGGTTCGATAGTATGGCGCAGGATGTTTCAACTTGCGGACCTAGTGGATGAAAATAGCAGTGTAATTGACAATGAAACAATCTGGAAACCATCCACAAAAGGTGATTTTACACTATCAACGGCATATGATCTGATCAGACCGAGAAAGGGCTCAACATCAACGGCATATGATCTGATCAGACCGAGAAAGGGCTCAACACTTTCCTCAAAGTGTATCTGGGCACCAGGTTTATCCACTAAATGCTCAATCTTTATGTGGAAACTCCTCAGAAAATTCTTGTCATTTCCAGACTGTCTAGAGAGATTTGGAATCTGCCTACCTTCTATATGTCCTTTTTGCCTTAATGCAAGTGCATCACTAGAGCATTGTCTCTACTTTTGCCTTAATGCAAGTGCATCACTAGAGCATTGTCTCTACTCTTGTACTCACATCTATGGAGTTTGGGAGCATTGTCTCTACTCTTGTACTCACATCTATGGAGTTTGGAAAACATTTGCTGTGATGTTCGGAATCTCCCTGAATAATGCTCGATCAATAAGAGCCGCATGTCACACATGGTGGCTTTCAGCCCAACCAGGAACAGCTTCGGGTTTCTACTGCTCTATTTTTCCTTGTCTAATCCTTTGGGTGGTGTGGACCTTATACAATGCAGCACTTTATGAAGATTCACCTTTCACTTTGGTTGCTGCCATCTCGAAAATTAAAAGAGAGACAATGTTAATATCTCTGATTCATCCTATTCGCAGAAGTAGTTCATCAGATTACTTTCTAGTTCATGAAGGGATCGTTTCTTCTTTCTCTCCTAACCAGAGAATCAGAATTACTTGGATAAAATGGCAAAAACCGCCATCTGGCCGCTTAAAATTAAACACCGAtgcttttttttcctttaatggAGCGGCCGGGGGGGCATGTTTACAGAATTCGGAAGGCATTCTCATTGTAGGATTATCTTTCCCCTTGATAGCATCCTCAGCACTTGAAGCAGAAGCTCTGGCACTTGACTTTGCTTTATCCTGGTGTGAGCTAGCATCAATGATCCCGGCACATATTGAAGTTGACTCTATTGTTTTGGTGCGATTCGCAACATCTATCACCAACTTGTTACCATGGAGAATTCGTAGTGCAGTCAAACACATTCACTCAAGGATCACTTCTTGGTCGTCATCCATTATTCATGTCTATCGTGAGGGAAACAGGGTTGCGGATGCTTTAGCTTTAGAGGGGTTGCATCGCACATCTGCCActttattttcatcttttaaCTCCCTCCCTGATAAAGTTAAATTGGCTTTGCTGTATGACTTTCGGGGCTTTGCTGCCTCCCGTTCTTTTcgttattaa
- the LOC116004610 gene encoding cytochrome P450 CYP72A219-like isoform X2, which produces MKMVSSFTVAIFCSVVFLAYWAWKILSWLWFEPKKLEKRLRQQGFNGNSYRPPFGDLKETVKLMEEASSKPISFTNEILPRILPALDKTIKNYGKNAFMWMGPQPEVLIMDPELIREIFSKYTVFQKPPSNPLIKLLAQGLATYEKDKWVKHRRLLNPAFHAEKLKNMVPAFYFSCSEMLSKWDKLVAAEGSELDVWPYLRTLTADGISRTAFGSNYDEGRKIFELQQEQAVLAVQVARSLYIPGLRFLPTKTNRRMKQIFNEVRSSILGMIDKRMRAIGAGESRNDDLLGIMLESNLTEIQQHGSKSYGMSIDEIIDECKLFYFAGQETTSTLLIWTMILLGKHLDWQERAREEILQVIGTTEEPDSDKLNQLKIVTMILNEVLRLYPPGVLLTRAIEQDAKLGNITLPAGIHIHIPLILLQQDEEMWGEDAKEFNPERFSEGISKATKGQFSFFPFGWGPRICIGQNFAMLEAKMAFAMILRRYAFELSPSYAHAPQAGTALVPQYGAQLILRKLENN; this is translated from the exons ATGAAGATGGTGAGCAGCTTTACCGTTGCAATATTTTGTTCAGTAGTTTTCTTGGCTTATTGGGCATGGAAAATCTTGAGCTGGTTATGGTTTGAGCCAAAAAAGTTGGAGAAGAGACTCAGACAACAGGGTTTCAATGGAAACTCGTACCGGCCGCCATTCGGGGACCTTAAAGAGACTGTCAAGTTGATGGAAGAAGCCAGTTCCAAGCCTATCAGTTTCACCAACGAAATTTTGCCTAGAATTTTGCCAGCCCTTGACAAAACTATCAAGAATTATG GCAAGAATGCTTTTATGTGGATGGGGCCCCAACCAGAGGTCCTCATCATGGACCCTGAACTTATAAGGGAGATATTCTCCAAATACACTGTGTTTCAGAAGCCTCCAAGTAACCCATTGATTAAGCTGCTAGCCCAAGGACTGGCAACTTATGAGAAAGATAAATGGGTTAAGCACAGAAGACTTCTTAATCCAGCTTTTCACGCTGAAAAATTGAAG AATATGGTACCAGCATTCTATTTCAGCTGTTCGGAGATGCTAAGCAAATGGGACAAACTCGTTGCGGCAGAAGGATCGGAGTTGGATGTTTGGCCTTATCTCAGAACACTCACAGCTGATGGGATTTCAAGAACAGCCTTTGGCAGTAACTATGATGAAGGAAGAAAGATATTTGAACTTCAACAGGAACAGGCAGTGCTTGCTGTTCAAGTAGCACGCTCCTTGTACATTCCAGGTTTGAG GTTTTTACCAACCAAAACGAACAGAAGGATGAAGCAAATCTTTAACGAAGTGAGATCATCAATACTAGGAATGATTGATAAAAGAATGAGGGCTATTGGGGCAGGGGAATCAAGAAATGATGACTTGTTGGGCATAATGCTGGAATCAAACCTCACTGAAATCCAACAGCATGGAAGTAAGAGCTATGGAATGAGTATCGACGAAATAATAGACGAGTGCAAGCTATTCTACTTTGCCGGGCAGGAGACAACCTCAACTTTACTGATCTGGACAATGATCTTACTAGGCAAGCATTTGGACTGGCAAGAACGAGCAAGAGAAGAGATTTTACAAGTCATTGGCACAACAGAGGAACCAGATTCCGACAAGTTAAACCAACTCAAAATT GTAACTATGATCTTGAACGAGGTTTTGAGGTTGTATCCACCGGGGGTTCTATTAACTCGAGCCATTGAACAAGACGCCAAATTGGGAAACATAACCTTACCGGCCGGAATTCATATCCACATCCCACTCATTCTGCTGCAACAAGACGAAGAAATGTGGGGCGAAGATGCAAAGGAGTTCAACCCCGAGAGGTTCAGCGAAGGGATTAGCAAAGCAACGAAAGGGCAGTTCTCCTTCTTCCCGTTCGGGTGGGGACCTCGGATTTGCATCGGACAGAACTTCGCCATGTTAGAGGCCAAGATGGCATTCGCTATGATCCTACGCCGCTATGCTTTCGAGTTGTCCCCGTCTTATGCGCATGCTCCCCAAGCTGGAACTGCTCTCGTACCTCAGTATGGCGCTCAGTTAATTCTTAGAAAACTAGAGAACAATTAG
- the LOC116004600 gene encoding G-type lectin S-receptor-like serine/threonine-protein kinase SD2-5, with translation MKDTSYIGRDMRNESGEYTDLESCKKACLRNCSCKAAHFNGYSNGYCLLLNEVLSLVTATSNNTVYLKVQNSSTPQINPRIEQSPPPVQQTPPWIRQKHAKILLGTIGASMGVVLSISIYFFLVRKKAVQLEDEEEFLDGVPGLPTRFSYEDLSAMTENFSKKLGEGGFGSVFEGELQDGTKIAVKSLKGVDHIKKSFLAEVATIGSIEHANLVKLLGFCAAKSQRLLVYEHMTNGSLDRWIFNGEQEHGLTWHTKKKIMIEIAKGLAYLHEDCNRKIIHLDIKPQNILLDKNFNAKVADFGLSKMVAKDQSKVVTKMKGTPGYIAPEWMSLVITEKVDVYSFGIVMLEIVCGRKNVDWNQAEEEVDLLSVFKRKIEEDKVGEMFDMYNKDLEVEKEEAIEMMRVAAWCLQSDYTKRPSMSVVVKALEGSAAIETNLNYNFSYPPIPRNTMEVSNQKGQARDAISSATLIPSVLSGPR, from the coding sequence ATGAAGGATACGAGCTATATTGGCCGGGATATGAGAAATGAATCTGGTGAGTACACGGATTTAGAAAGTTGTAAGAAGGCATGTTTAAGGAACTGCTCCTGCAAAGCAGCTCATTTTAATGGCTATTCAAACGGATACTGTTTATTGCTGAATGAAGTTCTCTCCCTTGTGACCGCCACAAGCAACAACACTGTTTATCTAAAGGTGCAAAATTCATCCACTCCGCAAATTAATCCACGGATTGAGCAGAGTCCCCCACCGGTTCAACAGACTCCTCCATGGATTCGGCAGAAACATGCCAAAATACTACTGGGGACTATTGGTGCCTCCATGGGTGTGGTTTTATCAATCTCCATTTACTTTTTCTTGGTTAGAAAGAAAGCAGTTCAGCTAGAAGATGAGGAGGAGTTTTTGGATGGCGTGCCGGGGTTGCCAACTCGATTCTCTTACGAAGACTTGAGTGCTATGACCGAAAATTTCAGTAAGAAATTGGGAGAAGGAGGATTTGGTTCTGTGTTTGAAGGTGAATTGCAAGATGGCACTAAAATTGCAGTAAAGAGTCTTAAGGGAGTTGATCACATCAAGAAATCATTTCTGGCGGAAGTGGCAACAATAGGAAGCATTGAGCACGCCAATCTGGTAAAATTATTAGGGTTTTGTGCAGCAAAATCACAGAGGCTTCTGGTCTATGAACACATGACGAATGGGTCTTTAGATAGATGGATTTTTAATGGGGAGCAAGAACATGGTCTCACGTGGCAtaccaaaaagaaaatcatGATAGAAATTGCCAAAGGGTTAGCATATCTTCATGAAGATTGCAACCGTAAGATCATTCACTTGGACATCAAACCTCAAAACATCCTCTTAGATAAAAATTTCAATGCAAAAGTTGCAGACTTTGGATTGTCAAAGATGGTAGCAAAAGACCAGAGCAAAGTTGTCACGAAAATGAAAGGAACTCCGGGTTACATAGCTCCGGAGTGGATGAGCTTGGTTATAACGGAGAAAGTAGATGTGTACAGTTTCGGAATTGTGATGTTAGAAATTGTTTGCGGGCGAAAGAATGTGGACTGGAATCAGGCAGAGGAAGAAGTGGATTTGCTGAGTGTGTTCAAGAGAAAAATAGAAGAAGATAAAGTTGGTGAGATGTTTGATATGTACAACAAAGATTTGGAAGTAGAGAAAGAAGAAGCAATAGAAATGATGAGGGTTGCTGCTTGGTGCTTACAGAGTGATTATACCAAGAGGCCATCCATGTCAGTGGTGGTGAAGGCATTAGAAGGTTCTGCAGCTATTGAAACCAACTTGAACTACAACTTCAGCTATCCACCCATTCCAAGAAACACCATGGAAGTGTCTAATCAGAAGGGGCAAGCTCGTGATGCCATCAGCAGCGCAACATTAATTCCATCAGTTTTATCTGGCCCAAGGTAA